The nucleotide sequence CCGGCATTCTTAGCAGGATACCCCCCTGATCCGCACGTTCGATGATATCCTGTACGTCGCGGTCATTTTCACCCAGCAGAGCGATGCCAATCGAGACGGTGATGGGAAGGCCGTATATTCGTGGCGCACGGCCGTGTCCTCGATCGATCTTCTGATGCGATCCGCGAGGAACGCGGCGGCCTCCTGTTCGATCTCAGCCTCAAAACTCCCCTCCATCGAAGCGGGCTACCTTGCCAGTTGTGCGGATCGCCCGGCGGGTGATGTCGGCGACGTGCTTGACGGCATAGTCGCCGGCGATGTGCCCATGCGTTTCACTGATCGTCTTGAAGTGATCGATATCGATCGTCAGCGTCGTCATATTACACTAGTAGCGGCGGCTGCAGGCAAACGAATCGTCGGCGATAGTCAGAAACGAGCGCCGGTTCATCAGACTGGTCATAAAATCGGTATTGGCAAGTTCGCGCAGCCTTAGGATATCTTCCTGCACCTACATCTCGTTCTCTGTCGCGCACAGCTAGGCCTCCTTAATTCTTCCTCGGCAAGGCCGGTGCGTCGCAGTAGAGAGCGTAGCGCCCGAGAAAGCTGGAGCGCCTCGGCTGACCAGCTCTGGCGAGCCAGCATGGTCGGACCTTTGGCCCGGCCGATACGGTCAGCTTCCTGAGTGATAGCAATGATCGGGGCCGCTATCCGCAGCGACAGCAGAACAGCGAGCGACAGAGCTTCTAAGGCGGTAACAGCACCTATAGCTAGGATCGACTGTGCGGATGAGATCGCGGTGGCGAGTGCGACGTTTGCAGGCTGGCTGGCAGTGATGATCTAGTTTAGGCCTTGATAATCGAGGTAGCCAGCGCCTACATGGAGTGCGCTCAGCATCTGGTGTCCGCCGGACGCCTTCCGCAAGGTGCCGTCGTGGTCTTTCAGAATTCCGGCGAACTGGTCGCCAGCGTAGCGGATGGTGTCCCGCTGCGGTCCGACCAAAACGATGCCGTCCTTACTCAGGATCGAGAGCTGGTATCGCTATTACCGTCGCTGGCCTCGATCGACTGACAGTTGTATGGCGGCCATCCCCGAGTGGCGTTGGTAAAGGCGGTTGACCAGATGGAGCAGTAGCTAGCCAGCAAGCAGGCAAACGGCAAATAGCCCATCACGACCTACAAGACTCAGTGTGCCATAGCACCATCGCAGTTTTCCTGCTGCTTAACCAATCGCTAAGTCTATCCGATAGATACGAGGCAACTTTTCATGCTTCGCGCGATTTTAATTGGACCTTTCCCATTGGGCGTACGTATTTCGCCCGGACACCGTCGTCTGGAGCGACCATGACCGCGCAATATAACGAAGCTGAACGACTGGACGCTCTCACGCGGCTCCGATTGCTCGATACGTCACCAAGCGAAACGTTCGATCGAATAACGCGCACAGCCAGCAAGCTCTTCGAACTCCCGATTGCCGCCGTATCCCTGACCGATAGCGATAGGCAGTGGTTCAAGTCACGAATCGGAGTTCAACACGACTCGATCCCGCGCGACAAAGCGCCTTGCGCGGAAGTTGCCGAGACCGCTAGCGTGGTCGTCGTTCCCGACCTGATGGAAGACCCGCGCTATTCAACAAGCCCATTGGCCGAACAGGGAATCCGGTTTTACGCTGGTGCGCCTCTTATCACGCGTGATGGCCATGGACTGGGCGCCCTGTGCGTTCTCGGTGTAAAGCCTAGAGCCGTCTTAGACTCTGAGCTTACGGCATTGAAAGACATGGCCGAGATGGTGATGGCACAGATCGAGCTGCAACACGCCTTTGGCCGGATCGACCCAGTCAGCGGCCTCCCGAACCGCCTCCAGTTTTTCGAAGATCTGATGGATCTCGCGCGGGACCACAACAATACGCAGCACATCGCTGTTCTCGTCGATTTGGCGAGGGATGAGCAAATCAGTAGCGGCACGCGCGTCATGGGCGCTGGCTACATAGATGACATTGTTCGCGCCTCTGCTCGGCTGGTCCGCGAAGCGCTTGGTTCAAATCGGACAGCCTATCACGTCGGCGCAACCCAATTCGCCTTCCTTGCGCCTCCTGACGTGGACCCATCCGAGTATCAGACACGTTTACAGGACTTTCTCGACAGAATAGCCAAAGGATCGACTGGCAGCTTTCTGAAGACGGCCTCTATCGGCCTTGCGCCATTCCGTCCGGGTGAGACCGAGCCTTTGGCTATCCTGAGGATGGCGCACAGCGCTGCGCTGGAGGCACGCGGATCGCTGAATGCCGTGAGGAAATACTCGCCTGAAGAAGATCAAGTCCATGTACGGCGCTTCGCACTTTTGAAAGACTTCGGGGTGGCTCTGCACGAGGGCGGGAATCAGTTTCACCTCTTGTTTCAACCCCGCATTGACATGAACACCGGAGACTGTTCCGGCGCTGAGGCTCTCATGCGGTGGAGCCATCCCCAATTGGGCCCGGTCCCGCCGAGTGAGTTCATCCCGATCGTTGAGCAGACGACGCTGGCCCGAGAAACCAGCGATTGGGTGCTCAAAAGCGCGATACGGCAACTCGGATATTGGCACGCTAGCGGCCGACAGCTGACACTTTCAGTCAATCTTTCTGCGACGAATCTCGAGGAGTCAGATCTCGTTCAGCGCGTTCAGCTGCTGTTGCTGAAGCACCGCGTTCGCCCGCAGTTCCTCGAATTGGAGCTTACCGAGAGCGCGGTTATGCGAGACGGTGAGCGCGCCCTGTGGCAGCTAAGCGCTCTACGTTCCACCGGCATACGGCTCGCTATCGACGATTTTGGGACGGGACATAGCAGTCTGTCATACCTCCAACGGCTCCCCATTGATGTCGTGAAGATCGACCGGTCTTTTATCAAAGAGCTTGGGACAGGCACGAAACCAAAGTCGTTGGTTAACTCTATGATCACGCTGTCGCATGAACTCGGTTATCGGGTGGTTGGTGAAGGCGTCGAGACCGCTGATGTCGCGGAGTTACTACGCGAACTTGGATGTGACGAAGCACAAGGCTACCTATTCGCGAAGCCTATGGGGCCGGCGGAGTTCGAGCGATGGCTATCCGCTCCCAAGGGGATTTCACATCGAATTGCTTCATAACGATCCGACTTCAGAGAAATTGGGCGGCCTTCGTGCTGTGACAGAGTTGGTTGGGCCTATAATTTTTGAGAGCTGATCGATTGCGGCAGGCGCTGCGTGTCCAGGCTTGGCCTCGCTTTCTTGACAATTGATATTCAACGACCCAGCCGTATCTTGATCTATCGGCGATATCATCTCACCTCTGAGGGCCCTGTCTCCTCTCCCCTGGCTCTGCACTTAACTATGCATAGCAAGGACCCCGTACGACCCCGGACAGGGGCACATCAAATTGGCGAAACTTCGCTGCAGCGTGGCTGAAAGTCAGCATTTGTCCGAGTCCTGAATCGAGCCCGGACAAATCCTGCCTTTCTCGAAACGTCATTTTAACCACAAGAGGCAAATGCTGATCGGGCCTGAAACCTTTGGTAACGAAGTCTCAAATGTGGCGTTCACTCTGTAACTGCCTTATTAAAAAGCTCTGCTTAGCGACGACGTGCGCATTGGTTGGTTGCCAAACGACCGCAGGGCTTCCTCCGGCAGCGATCGGCCTCCCGGATCGTTTCACGACAGGATCGACAACACCTATACCCAGCCGGTTCGTGGCTTGGTGGCGTCAAGTCGACAACAAGGAATTGCGGAACCTGATCGATCGCGGCCTATCCAACAATCTCGATATCGAGAAGGCCGTCGACCGTCTTCTGATCGCGCGTCAGAATGTCACCATCGCGCGTGCGGACGGATTGCCGCAGATCGGCGCTGGCGGAACGACGCAATCGTCCGGCGCGTCGCCGTCTGATCTGCTCAGCACGACATCGACGAACTCCGCCGGCATCAACGTATCCTGGCTACTGGACCTCAACGGCAAGATCGCAAGGCAGACCAGGGCGTCGGAAGCATTGCTCAGGGCTGCAGGCTATGATTTCAGTTCAATCCGATTGGCATTCCTCTCCGACTTGATCGCGACCTATATCGAAATGAACTATCTGAGCCGCGTGATCGAGGTGACCGAGGGCTCGATCAAGAATGCCCGCGACACGGTCACACTGATTCGCAACATGAAGGAGTTGGGGACGGCCAGTGAGCTGGATATCTCCCAGGCTCAGGTCGATCTGGCGAGCCTGCGCGCCACGCTTCCTGCACTCCAGCGCGACAGGATCATCGCCCAAAATCACCTTGCGACGCTGATCGGCGAGCCCGCAGGACGCCTCAAACTTGCAGGGAGCGTTTGGATGGGGCCGGTCGTGATCGCTAAAGACGCGGCTGGCATCCCGAGCGACCTGATCCGCAACCGCCCCGATATCCGGCTCAAGGAGCAACTGCTGTATGCGGCTGCGGAACGCATCGGCGTCGCGAAGGCAGATCTGCTCCCCACACTTACATTGAACGGCAGCATCAATGCCACGCTGCTGCAAGGGCCAGCCGGCCTTCTCAGCGGCGCCACCTGGGCTTTCGCTTCCTCGCTCGTGGCCCCAATCTTCGACGGCGACCGACGCCGCGCGGCCATCGACATCGCCGAGTCCGACTGCCGTATTCGCTATGCCGACTGGAGGCAGAATGTTTTGACCGCCATCGAAGAGGTAGAGAATCTGCTGACCTCAATCAATCGTGGCCGGATAGAACTCACCGCGTGGCAAGAGAGTGTCGAGGCAAACGAGATCAGCCTGACTTTGGCCCGGGAAGCGATGACAGGAGGCACCGGCATCTTGCTCGGCGTCCTGGACGCCCAGCGCTCGCTGAATCGATCGCGCCTCGCCCTTGCCCAAAGCGAGCGTCAACTTGCGAGGTACCGACTTTCCCTGATGATCGCCGTCGGTGCCGGCGCCGACGCTCCGGAATCTGCGCCTTCTACACCTGTGCTGCCGCCAACGGCCTCTGCCACGCCCCGGCCGATGCCCGCAGCAACGGTGGTGGCTCAGCAATAGCTTTGGGCTGCAAGGCAGGGCGTGACCGCGTGAAGCGGTTTCACGAAGCCCGCGCCGTAGCAGACCTGAGAGAACCATTGGCCTCCAGGACATCCAACTGCCGTAGCGTGTGCTCGAAGATGTTCTCCATTCTGACCAGGATTGCCCGCAAATCGGCGGGACCGGCCTCGCCCGACCTGAGTAGATTCTCCAGACGTTCAGCCAATGCCGCCATTCCCGATGCGCCGATGATCCTGCTCGAGCTCTTGATCGTGTGAGCAGGAAGAACCGCTGATTCCCATTCTTGCGTATCGATGCGCTCGCGGAGCAAGTCCAGATATGCGCGTGTATCGGTCCGGTACAGGGACAGCAGCGTATCGAAATTGCGGACCAGGTCGCGTGTCTGCCTCAACACGGAGAAATCCATCAACGGGATCTTGCTGCGGCTGTCGGCTCGAGGAGCCGCATCTGCAACGGGTGACGGCACCGTCTCAGGCGGTCGAAGCAGAGCCGCGGACGTCGTCGCGTTTTGCGTATCATTGTCGGCGCCAAGCGTATCCGTCCGGGCCGGATCAATCGCCGCGGCCTCCCGACCAATTGCGTCGCCCGACGATGTCGCTGCGGCCCCGGCCACGGACGCAACCGTCGCCGGCGGGATCACTTTGACAACGCCGTTCGGCTCCGCAGCGGGCGACCTCGTTTCCTGAGGCAGCTTTAGCAAACCGCGTTTCAGAAGCTCCGACAATATTTCGGACATGCTTCGCACTGAAATCGGTTTGAATACGACGTCGTCCATGCCTGCTTCGATGCAGGCCTCACGGTCACCCTTCAGCGCGTTCGCGGTCACGGCCACGATCGGGCATTCTCTCACCAAACCCTGCGCCATGAGCTCTCGCAACCTTCCCGTTGCAACGAACCCGTTCATCTCCGGCATCTGACAATCCATCAGAATGAGATCGAACGAGCCTTTCTTCGCCAACTCGATCGACGTGGCCCCTTCGGTCGTGGATTCGACGTCGAAGCAGAACTGCCGCATGATCTCCTCGAGGATGATGAGATTGATCTGGTTGTCGTCCACGAGAAGCGCATGAAGGCCTTCAAATTTGAGCCAATCGGGCCTATCGTTGTTTATGCTGGGAGGCCGCGCCACTGCCGTCGGCAACTTTTCTTGTACAGCAACCGATTGCAGACATTCGATGAGATCCGCGCCGATAAACGGCTTGACCAGAAATGCGTCAAACTGCTCGTACTTCGCGCTCACCTCGCGTTCACCCAGCACGACCGCTGGAATGCCGCGCGGGATCTGGCGCTTGAGTTGCAGCCACTGATCGCAGGCCCGATGAAGGTCGCGATCCTGATCGAAGATCAGCGCCCGCAGCGGTCCCTCCTGCAACAAGTACGCCACCTTCGACGGAAGCTCAGGCCCGTAGTCCAGCTTGATACATTCGCTGCCCTCATCCGAAAGCGCGTTGAGGATGGCCTTGAACTGAGCATCAGAGCCTGTGATCACGGCGATGCGCTGACAGCTGTTGATCGGCATGCTATCGGAAGGAAGCCGCGAGACCGGCAACCAGAACTTGAAGGTTGATCCGACCCCAACGTTACTATCTACCGTGATGTCACCTCCCATGGCATCGCATAGCTTCTTGCAAATGGCGAGACCGAGCCCCGTCCCCTCATAGTGGCCCTGATCGTCCTCGGACGCCTGCGCAAAGCGACGGAACAGCTTCTTCTGCTGCTCGACCGAGAGGCCGATCCCTGTGTCTGTAACCGCTACCTCGATCACCCCCTCCGCGTCATCCGCGGGACGGTAAGACACGACAATCGCAATACTCCCGGATGGGGTGAATTTGATGGCATTGCTGATGAGGTTGCCAAGGACCTGTCTCAGCCTCATCGGGTCGACCTCGATGTAACGTGGCACCTGCGGCGCAAGGTCGAGCACGAGTTCTAGTTTCTTCTCTCGCGCCTGGGCGAAATAGAAGCTGACAATTTCCTTCATATGGACAGGCAAATCTACTCGCGTCGGGTTGATCGCGATCTGCCCGCTCTCAAGCTTCGCCATATCCAAGACGTCGTTCAGAATGGTTAAAAGCAGGGATCCGGATGTCGCGATCAGCTGCAAGTATGTCTTCTGAAGCGCCGACAGCTCCGTTCTAATGAGGACATCTGCCATTCCTAAAATGCCGTTCAACGGCGTGCGAATCTCATGGCTCACGTTTGCGAGGAACTCGCCCTTCGCTTCATTTGCTGCATTTGCACGCTGCAGGGCATCCTGGAGACGCTGCTGTTGCAAGCGTCCGCATCTCGCAAACATCACGAAGAGCGCTGTCGCAAGCAGAAAGAGGAACACCAATCCAACCACGAATCCGAAAAGGCCTGGGACATCGGAACGTTGTTCGGCAAAATCCACGATCAGCTCGACGTCGCGCACAATGGTTACAGTCTTCCGTGAGTGTTTCGACACCCCCAGTATCCCGCTGTCCTCATTGCCAATCTTGCTCTTCCAATCATAGAGAGTGTCGCCAACCCTGAGCTGCAACCCGGAAAGCCGCGTACTCGTCGCAAAGGAAGCGAACGCCTTGGCTATCGCGGCATCCAGATCCAGCACCAGATATACAATCAGATCCTTCCCGGGATTTTCACGGTCAGGCGCGCTCTGCACAAGAACGAGATCGGTACTCCTCAGCGCTGAGAATGACTTCGGGTATCGATCGGCGGTAAACCCTCGCGTTCTGGACGGGTAACGTTTCAGCTCGGAATTGAGCGCCTCAGCTTCGCCGGAATCAATTCTTAGCTCTCCACGATCGCCGACGAAACGCTCGTGCCTGAAACGGCCGCCGACGCTGAAATAGCCAATCTCCACGACGTTGGGCGACCTTTTTGACAACTGAAACAGCTTTTGTTCGATCAAGTACCGCTGGTCAGTCGCCAGCATGGCCACCATATCCTTGATGCGTACGAGGCCCAGGTCGCCGTCCGCCGACAAGATGCGCGAAATTCCGTCGACCTCGAGATCAAATCGCTGATGGTTCCTGTCAATTGTGCCAGCCACGTAAAAGTACAAAAGGGCGGCAGTCGCCGCAAAGAACGTCACGATCGTTGCACCGAGCGGAATCCGGATCGTCCGATCCTTGCGCTGAAACTGCATGTTCACCACTCGGCTGGGCGCTTTGCCTGGATCACCCCAACGACTTCGTTGCCAGCTTCGTTGTACACCAGCTTGCTAAACGTATAGTTGTTGGCGCGCGCGATACCGCGTCCGTTCGGCGCCAACGCTCGCGAGGGATCTGTCGACAGAAACGGCCGCCAGTCGAAGCCGGGGCCGGTGTCCTTCACGGAGAGCACCAAATGCCCGTCCTTGCGCATCATCGTCGCTTCCACCTCGCCGCGTAAAGCCGGGCTTCGGCCACGACTGTCCAGCTCGCTCTGCCATCGGCCGGCGGCCAGCAGCGCAGCCTTGTTCTGCAAGCCGAACCGCAGCACGCCATGCTCGACGGCGTTCTGAACCAATTCATAGATTCCCTGAATGATCGCCTCGGGTTCGGAATGCAGGCTTGCGAGGAGACTGCAGACGCCTTCCACTTCGTGAGGGCGACTGAGCGACATCCGCATCACGACGACATTGCCGAATGCAGCCTGATGGACAGCGAGACGGGAGGATACATTGCGTTGCCGGTCGACCTCCTTCTTGGCCGACTCCACAACCGACTTCACGAGCTCGATCGACGGCGGCTTCGTCAAATAGTAGAAAGCGCCGGCATCGAGTCCGGCGGCAACATCCTCTGCGATGTTGGATCCCGTGAGCAGGATCACGGGCATGGCGCGAGTCGACGGCTCTCTCTTGAGCCGCCTCGTCAGCGCCAGGCCGTCCATGACCGGCATGATCCTGTCCGTGATGACCAGATCGGCCCGCGCCGGATTTTCCCGGAGCATCGCGAAGGCCTCGGCACCATCGCTCGACGTCTCGACGAGGTAACCAAGCGAAGACAGCAACTGTTCGAGAAAGCTGAGAGAAAAGCTGTCATCGTCTACGATCAGGATACGCGTTCGATCTACGTCTTTTGAGCCGACGCTGTTGGGCATTGGTCAACGTTCGCTGAAGGCCGAGCTCAGCGTCCTCTGCAAGGGGGTTAAAATGTATTGCATGACGGTCTTCTGGCCCGTGATGATCTCGCAGCTCACCTCCATTCCAGGCAGGATCACCGCTCCCGGAGCTTTCGGCATCCGGGTGTCCAAAGGCCGAATCTTCACTCGATAGTAGTACTGTCCGCCGATCTGGAACGATGACGGCGAAATCGTTTCGACGACGCCCTCGAGGCTTCCATAGCGCGTGTAATCGTAGGCTCCCACGCGGATCTGCGCGGGTTGCCCCGGACGTAGATAACCGATTTCAGAGGATCGCACGTTGGTTTCCGCTACCAGCTCGGTATTGAGCGGCACGAGGGTAGCGAGCACCTGGCCGGACCCGACCACCTGGCCGACGGAATTCACATCGAGTGACTTGACCATGGCGGCCACCGGCGCCGTAATCGTCAGACGCAGCTTCCGATCATTTTTCTTGGCGATGTTCGCGTCGACGACGTTGAGATTGGCCTCGAGGTCCCTGATCTTGAGGGCTCGATTCGCGCGAAGCTCGGCGCCATAGCTGACCAGTTGCTTTTCGACCTCGGCCAACCGCTCGATGGCGGCCTGCTCCCTGGCCGATGCGGATTCGGCCGCCGAACGCGCTCGCACAACGCCCTGGCGCCGCTCTTCGGCCTGGAGGCCTGTCGCCACCCCCTTCCGCATCAATTCGTTGAAGCGGCGTGCCTCTCGTTCCGCGTTGTCCACCTCGTCCAACGCGCCTTTCAGCTGGATGGCAGCCGCCTCACGGTTGAACTTGGCCTGTGCGATCTGGCTCGAGAGACGTGAATACTCGTTCTTCTCCAGCGTCTTCGCCGCGGTGAATGCATTGGTGTTCGCGAGCTCCTCCACGGGGTGCTTTCCCGATGAGCTCTCGAATTGCGGCTCCTGTCCCTCGAACAGCGCAATCTGCGCTGCGATCTGTGCGCGCAGGTCGAATCTCTGCCGCTCGAGCGCGACATCATCCTCTGCGGTATTGGCGTCACGAAGGACGATCAACGTGTCCCCCTTCTTGACCATCGCGCCTTCACGAACGGCGATCCTCTCGACCATGCCGCCTTCCAGATGCTGGACCACCTGCTCTGCTCCGACCGGCGTGAAGCTGCCCACCGCCTGTGTGACCTCCTTGAGGTTGGCGAAGCAGGCCCAGACGATGCCGGCGGCGGTCGCGACCGCCGCAACCCATCCGAAAGACCGCGACAAGCGCACTGTCGCGCTCTCGCTTGCCATCGGCGGCAAAGCGATCGCGTCCATCAGGCGCTTGTCACGCTCGAACGCGACCCTGACCGTTGGAATGATTCCAGCATTCTTCATGCGCGCCTCTCGTTCCGCGCGCGTCCGCCGGCCAGAAGCCGGGGGACGCCGCCATAGGACAAGTCGACGATGCGATCCGCTTCATCCAGGAAATCGGCGCGATGCGACACAAAGATGATCGTCCGACTGCCCCGGAACTCCACAATCGTCCGGCGCAGCAGGACGCCGAGGCTGCGATCCATCAGACTATTCGGAAACTCGTCAATCAGGACCAACTTGCTGTTTGTGAGGATTGCTCTCGCAAACGCGACCCGCAGCCGGAATTCATCGCCGAACCGCCGCGCTTCGTCGGCAGTGATGCAATGGTCCAGACCGCTCGCGAGTTGGCCGATATCCTCCTGGAGGCCGACGATTCTGAGCACTTCCTTCAGATTCCGGTCTGAAACCAGAGGATTGGCAAACAGCAGGTTGTCGCGGATCGTTCCGGGTACCAATGAAGGCTGTTGGGGGATGTAGGAGATCCGCCGGCGCAACTCCTCGACAGAAAACTGCCGGATGTCGACGCCGTCGAGCCGAATGGCGCCCAGGCCGATCTCCATCATGCCAAGGATCATCTTGAGGATGACCGATTTGCCGGTACCTGCTGCTCCGTGGAGCCCGATGACCTCGCCCGGGCGCACGTCCAGATCCAAACCGACGAAGACAGGACGGGTATCCGCCGCACGAAAACCGACATTGACGAAGCTCACCGCCCCCGTCAGGTCGCCCATCCGCTCCCGCGCCTTGAGCCGATCGAGTTCGGTCGGCATGTCCTTGAACTCGTTGACCTGGGAGACGCTCTTTCTGATCTGTTCGATACGAAGCACCGAGAGACAAAACGTGTGGAATGGAAGCAGGCAGCGAAGGCCGAGGATCGTCATCGCGAGCACCTCGACACCGCCCGCAATGCTGGATTTGACGGCCAGTCCCCGCATCACCATGAGCAGGATGATAGAACCTGAGAACACTGCCGAAGATGCGGCCTCGACCACCGCGCCAAGCTTCTGCAACTGAGCTTGCGCCGCCTGATCACGGCCGAATTGATCGCTCAGGCGATTGGCCCAGACATGCTGCAAGCCCAGGTCGGAGATCACCTGCATGCGGTCGAATGTCTCGATCGCTATCCGCTGGGCCTCCGTAGCCTCGTCGGCGACCACCGAGATATGGACTCTGGCGAAACGCAGGCCGACGAAGAAGACGAGGCTGAAGGCGGCCATCGCGGCCACCAGAACCAGCGCGCTGTGCCAGTCGATCATTGCAACAATCGCCGCGTAGAACGGCGCCAGCGCCATATCCAGCGCCGCCGGACAGGCGGGACTGACGAGGAAGTCGCGAATCCCCTCGAACGACCGCATGCGCGCCGCCTGCGCCGCCGGCGGCGCTCTCTCGGACAGGAACGGCGGCAACCTCAATATGTGATCGAAGGACGCTGCGTTGACCAGAAACTCCAGCCGATTAGCCACCCAGGACAGAATGTTTGAACGGAGCTGCGAGAGTTTTGCGTCCGCCACCAGGATCAGGATCAGCCCGATGGCGAGCATCGGCAGCGTGTCGAGCGCCGCGCGGCCGATCACTTCCGAAAATATCGTCGAGATCGCGACCGCCGACAACACGCCGAGCGCCGCGAGACAGAAGCTGATCGCGCCAAGCGTGAGCCAGATATTCCGGAACCGGCTCGTGAGCGCCGCAATCCAGCTCAGGCCGGTGTGGCCGCGGCGGGTCGCCGACAATGGGTCGACCACGCTGCGGAATGCGAAGGTGACGACGCGAAGTTGTCGCGACAGACCATCGATCTCGAACGGTTCAGGCCTGGCTCCGTCCACCAGCCGGAAGCGGCGTCCGGTTCGCGTGTCGGTCACGACGACGAATTTCTCGCCCCCCGATCGATCGCGGACCAGAAATGCGGGCTCGGTCAGAAGGAGATCCTTCGGAGCGGCCGAGCTCTTGACAACGTAGAAGCCGAGGTTGGCCATCGCGGTGACAACGATCGTCTCGCCATGCGTCAGTCGGCCGCGCGGCAGTGCTCCCAATACGTTCTTGAGCGGAAAATCGTGACCGCTGAAGATCACCAGAGCGGCGAAGATCTCGGCGGTTTTGTGCTCGAAGCCCTCCCGGGCGATGATTGCGGCAGCGGTGGTGACGGCCGCGCATTTCTGCTCGATCTCCGAAGGCGCCGCCGTCGGCGTCGCAACGGGCCGGTCATGGTTCTCGGCAGATGCAAACTCTTCAGCTCGGCTCAGCAATG is from Bradyrhizobium sp. ORS 285 and encodes:
- a CDS encoding diguanylate cyclase; this translates as MTTLTIDIDHFKTISETHGHIAGDYAVKHVADITRRAIRTTGKVARFDGGEF
- a CDS encoding efflux transporter outer membrane subunit yields the protein MWRSLCNCLIKKLCLATTCALVGCQTTAGLPPAAIGLPDRFTTGSTTPIPSRFVAWWRQVDNKELRNLIDRGLSNNLDIEKAVDRLLIARQNVTIARADGLPQIGAGGTTQSSGASPSDLLSTTSTNSAGINVSWLLDLNGKIARQTRASEALLRAAGYDFSSIRLAFLSDLIATYIEMNYLSRVIEVTEGSIKNARDTVTLIRNMKELGTASELDISQAQVDLASLRATLPALQRDRIIAQNHLATLIGEPAGRLKLAGSVWMGPVVIAKDAAGIPSDLIRNRPDIRLKEQLLYAAAERIGVAKADLLPTLTLNGSINATLLQGPAGLLSGATWAFASSLVAPIFDGDRRRAAIDIAESDCRIRYADWRQNVLTAIEEVENLLTSINRGRIELTAWQESVEANEISLTLAREAMTGGTGILLGVLDAQRSLNRSRLALAQSERQLARYRLSLMIAVGAGADAPESAPSTPVLPPTASATPRPMPAATVVAQQ
- a CDS encoding bifunctional diguanylate cyclase/phosphodiesterase — its product is MTAQYNEAERLDALTRLRLLDTSPSETFDRITRTASKLFELPIAAVSLTDSDRQWFKSRIGVQHDSIPRDKAPCAEVAETASVVVVPDLMEDPRYSTSPLAEQGIRFYAGAPLITRDGHGLGALCVLGVKPRAVLDSELTALKDMAEMVMAQIELQHAFGRIDPVSGLPNRLQFFEDLMDLARDHNNTQHIAVLVDLARDEQISSGTRVMGAGYIDDIVRASARLVREALGSNRTAYHVGATQFAFLAPPDVDPSEYQTRLQDFLDRIAKGSTGSFLKTASIGLAPFRPGETEPLAILRMAHSAALEARGSLNAVRKYSPEEDQVHVRRFALLKDFGVALHEGGNQFHLLFQPRIDMNTGDCSGAEALMRWSHPQLGPVPPSEFIPIVEQTTLARETSDWVLKSAIRQLGYWHASGRQLTLSVNLSATNLEESDLVQRVQLLLLKHRVRPQFLELELTESAVMRDGERALWQLSALRSTGIRLAIDDFGTGHSSLSYLQRLPIDVVKIDRSFIKELGTGTKPKSLVNSMITLSHELGYRVVGEGVETADVAELLRELGCDEAQGYLFAKPMGPAEFERWLSAPKGISHRIAS
- a CDS encoding hybrid sensor histidine kinase/response regulator, with translation MQFQRKDRTIRIPLGATIVTFFAATAALLYFYVAGTIDRNHQRFDLEVDGISRILSADGDLGLVRIKDMVAMLATDQRYLIEQKLFQLSKRSPNVVEIGYFSVGGRFRHERFVGDRGELRIDSGEAEALNSELKRYPSRTRGFTADRYPKSFSALRSTDLVLVQSAPDRENPGKDLIVYLVLDLDAAIAKAFASFATSTRLSGLQLRVGDTLYDWKSKIGNEDSGILGVSKHSRKTVTIVRDVELIVDFAEQRSDVPGLFGFVVGLVFLFLLATALFVMFARCGRLQQQRLQDALQRANAANEAKGEFLANVSHEIRTPLNGILGMADVLIRTELSALQKTYLQLIATSGSLLLTILNDVLDMAKLESGQIAINPTRVDLPVHMKEIVSFYFAQAREKKLELVLDLAPQVPRYIEVDPMRLRQVLGNLISNAIKFTPSGSIAIVVSYRPADDAEGVIEVAVTDTGIGLSVEQQKKLFRRFAQASEDDQGHYEGTGLGLAICKKLCDAMGGDITVDSNVGVGSTFKFWLPVSRLPSDSMPINSCQRIAVITGSDAQFKAILNALSDEGSECIKLDYGPELPSKVAYLLQEGPLRALIFDQDRDLHRACDQWLQLKRQIPRGIPAVVLGEREVSAKYEQFDAFLVKPFIGADLIECLQSVAVQEKLPTAVARPPSINNDRPDWLKFEGLHALLVDDNQINLIILEEIMRQFCFDVESTTEGATSIELAKKGSFDLILMDCQMPEMNGFVATGRLRELMAQGLVRECPIVAVTANALKGDREACIEAGMDDVVFKPISVRSMSEILSELLKRGLLKLPQETRSPAAEPNGVVKVIPPATVASVAGAAATSSGDAIGREAAAIDPARTDTLGADNDTQNATTSAALLRPPETVPSPVADAAPRADSRSKIPLMDFSVLRQTRDLVRNFDTLLSLYRTDTRAYLDLLRERIDTQEWESAVLPAHTIKSSSRIIGASGMAALAERLENLLRSGEAGPADLRAILVRMENIFEHTLRQLDVLEANGSLRSATARAS
- a CDS encoding response regulator, producing MPNSVGSKDVDRTRILIVDDDSFSLSFLEQLLSSLGYLVETSSDGAEAFAMLRENPARADLVITDRIMPVMDGLALTRRLKREPSTRAMPVILLTGSNIAEDVAAGLDAGAFYYLTKPPSIELVKSVVESAKKEVDRQRNVSSRLAVHQAAFGNVVVMRMSLSRPHEVEGVCSLLASLHSEPEAIIQGIYELVQNAVEHGVLRFGLQNKAALLAAGRWQSELDSRGRSPALRGEVEATMMRKDGHLVLSVKDTGPGFDWRPFLSTDPSRALAPNGRGIARANNYTFSKLVYNEAGNEVVGVIQAKRPAEW
- a CDS encoding HlyD family type I secretion periplasmic adaptor subunit, producing MKNAGIIPTVRVAFERDKRLMDAIALPPMASESATVRLSRSFGWVAAVATAAGIVWACFANLKEVTQAVGSFTPVGAEQVVQHLEGGMVERIAVREGAMVKKGDTLIVLRDANTAEDDVALERQRFDLRAQIAAQIALFEGQEPQFESSSGKHPVEELANTNAFTAAKTLEKNEYSRLSSQIAQAKFNREAAAIQLKGALDEVDNAEREARRFNELMRKGVATGLQAEERRQGVVRARSAAESASAREQAAIERLAEVEKQLVSYGAELRANRALKIRDLEANLNVVDANIAKKNDRKLRLTITAPVAAMVKSLDVNSVGQVVGSGQVLATLVPLNTELVAETNVRSSEIGYLRPGQPAQIRVGAYDYTRYGSLEGVVETISPSSFQIGGQYYYRVKIRPLDTRMPKAPGAVILPGMEVSCEIITGQKTVMQYILTPLQRTLSSAFSER